From the genome of Methylocystis echinoides:
CGAGCAAAACGCGCTGCGAGTGGACGAGCCCGCCCAGCCGGTCGAGATTTTTCTGCATGTTCTCCGGATAGACGAGCAGATTCTCGATCACATTGGTGAGCCGGGCGAGCGCGAAATCGAGCGTCACGGTGGCGTCGGGCCCGATCATGCGCTCGACCGAGGAGTGCGAAATATCGCGCTCGTGCCAGAGCGCCACATTCTCCATGGCGGGGATCGCCATGCCGCGCACGAGCCGGGCGAGGCCGGTAAGATTTTCGGTCAGCACCGGATTGCGCTTATGCGGCATGGCCGAGGAGCCCTTCTGCCCGGCCGAGAAATATTCCTCGGCCTCCAGCACTTCGGTGCGTTGCAGATGGCGAATCTCGGTCGCGAGCCGCTCGACCGAGGAGGCGACGACGCCGAGCGTCGCGAAAAAGGCCGCATGGCGGTCGCGCGGAATGACCTGCGTCGAAACGGGCTCCGGGACGAGGCCCATCTTATGGGCGACATATTCTTCGACGCGCGGGTCAATATTGGCGAAAGTGCCGACCGCTCCGGAAATCGCGCAGGTCGCGACTTCTTTTCGAGCCTGCACGAGACGCTCGCGGGCGCGGGAGAATTCGGCGTAGGCCTGCGCCATTTTGAGGCCGAAGGTCACGGGTTCGGCGTGAATGCCGTGCGAGCGGCCGATGGTCGGGGTGAATTTGTGCTCGAAAGCCCGCTTCCTGATCGCGGCGAGCAGCGCGTCGACGTCGGCGATGAGCAAATCGGCGGCGCGCGACAGCTGCACGGCGAGGCAGGTGTCGAGCACGTCCGACGAGGTCATGCCCTGATGCACGAAGCGCGAGTCCGGCCCGATGAATTCGGCGAGATGGGTCAGGAAGGCGATGACGTCGTGCTTCGTCACCCGCTCGATTTCGTCGATGCGGGCGACGTCGAACTGCACGAAATCCGCCTTGTCCCAGATGTTCTTGGCGCTTTCCTTGGGGATGACGCCGAGTTCGGCGAGCGCGTCGCAGGCATAGGCCTCGATCTCGAACCAGATGCGAAAGCGCGTCTGCGGCTCCCAGATCGTCGTCATCTCGGGGCGGGAATAGCGGGGGATCATGGGCTCTGTGCTCTCGTCGCGCGGGTGAACATGCTCGCGCGGGCGCTATCACAGTGACGAAGAAAGCGCAAAGCGGGCGGGACGAAACAGGCGCCGACGCCTCTCATGCAGCGAGACGCCGCCTTCGGCGGCTCCTCGCCAAGAAACGCTTTTTCACATTAATTCATAGAGTAAGGATCGTCCTGAGGAGCCCCCGCAGCGGACGTCTGGGCGGACGCGGCCGTCTCGGGGGCTTGTCGCCGACGCGCGACCGGCCCCGCTTTTGTATGCGCTCGGCCCGTCCGCTTGATATATCCATCGCGGGGCGGGCGGCGCCCGGGGGAGGCCGGAATGGAACAGGAACGCCTGGCGCGCATCAAGGCGGGGGTCGTGGAGGAAGGCCGGCAGCTTCTCGTCATCTTCCTCTACCTCTGGGTGCTGCTGACCCTCTTCTCCCTCCACAAGGCCGTCATTTTCAACGAAGATCTGCTGACCTATCAGCAGGGCCTCGCGCTCATCAACGCCCTCGCCCTCGCCAAGATTATCCTGATCGGACAGAAGCTGCATCTCGGCGAGCCCAACAGGGATGCGCCCGTCGCAGTCCCGGCGCTGATCAAAGCGGCGATCTTCGGCCTGCTTCTCGTCGCCTTCCATGTCGTCGAGGAGACGCTCATCGGCGTCTTCCACGGCAAGACCGTGCGGGAGGCGATCCCGACGATCGGCGACGGCTCGCTGCAGGCCATCCTCATGACGGCGATCATCGCCACGGTCGGGCTCATCCCCTTCTTCGCCTTTGTCGAGCTCGAGCGGGTTCTTGGGACCGACGAACTGCGCACCCTGCTCTTCGGCCGGCGGCGCGCCAGAAACGCGTCGGGAGAACATGTCGAGCGGCATTTCCTCAATTCGGAGACCGTGCGCGACGTCGTCATCGGCATGGCGGACGGGCTCACCGTGCCCTTCGCCCTCGCGGCCGGCATATCGGCGGCGATCGCCTCGACGCGCGTCGTCGTCACGGCGGGGCTCGCCGAAATCGTCGCCGGCGCGACGGCCATGGGGCTCGGCGGCTATCTCGCGGCGCGCAGCGACCAGGAGCACTTCCACTCCGAAGAGAAGCGCGAATATGCCGAGGTCGAAAAACTTCCAGACCAGGAGCGCCGTGAGCTGCGCGAGATTTTCGCCCAATATGGGCTCGAAAAGCCGGAGGTCGACACGGTCGTCTCGGCGCTCTCCGCGGACAAGAAGCGCTGGGTCGATTTCATGATGCGCTTCGAGCTGGGGCTGGAGCGGCCCGACCCCAAGCGCGCGCCGGTCAGCGCGGCGACGATCGCCGCGGCCTACGCGATTGGCGGTCTGATCCCGCTCGCGCCTTACATCGTCGAGGACGATATCCGCCGCGCGCTGCTCCATTCCGCTCTTTTTACCGGCGTCGCGCTGCTTGTTTTCGGCGCGGTCAAAGGGCGGCTCACCGGCGCCGATCCTGTGAAATCCGGCCTGCAGACCTTTCTCGTCGGCGGGCTCGCGGCCGGCGCAGCCTATTATCTCGCCTCGCTTTTCGGCTGAAGCCTCGCTTTGAGCGCTTCGCTCGCGCAGGACGGCGGTGTGGCGTCGGGGCGTCGCGCCGACCATATGAAGATCATGGGAGGCGGCATGCAGAAGGCGGATGTGATCGTTCTCGGGGCAGGCATGGTCGGCGTCTCGGCGGCGCTGCATCTGCAGGCGCGCGGGCGGGACGTGGCGCTGGTCGACCGGCGCGGCGCAGGTCTCGAGACGAGCTTTGGCAACGCCGGCCTGATCGAACGCTCGTCGATCTTCCCCTATCTCTTCCCGCGCGACCCGAAGCGCCTCGTCAAATATGCGCTGAACCTGCTCCCGGAAGCGCATTATCACGTCGCCGCTTTGCCCTCGGTCGCGCCCTGGCTCATGCGCTACTGGCGCGCGAGTTCGCCGGAGCGGGTGGCAAAAAGCATCGCCGGCCGGCGTCCGCTGATCGAGCGCAGCCTGATCGAGCACGAGGCGCTGATCCAGCAGGCGGGGGCTGGCCGGCTCATCCGCTACACGGGCTGGATCAAGCTGTTTCGCAGCGACGAGACCCTGGCGCTGGGCGTGGCCGACGCGGAGAAGCTGCGCGCCTATGACCTCCACATCGACATTCTGGATTCGAAGGGCGTCGCCGCGCGCGAGCCGCATCTCGCCAAGGTCGCGGGCGCCGTCCACTATCTCGACACAGCCTCGGTGAGCGATCCGGGGGCGCTCGCCAAGGCCTATGCCGATCTCTTCCTCGCCCGCGGCGGGCGTTTCGTCTCGGCCGACGCCCTGACGCTCGAACAGGAGCCGGACGGCGGCTGGAGCGTCGCGGGGCCGGAGGGGCGCCTTGCGGCGCCCGACGCCGTGCTCGCGCTCGGCCCCTGGTCCGATCAGATTTTCCGCCGCTATGGCTATGAGATGCCCTTCGGCTTCAAGCGCGGTTACCACATGCATTACGCGCCGCAGCCGGGCGCGACGCTCAACCACCCGATCCTCGACGCCGACAATGGCTATCTGCTGGCGCCGATGGACCGGGGGATCCGGCTGACGAGCGGCGCGGAGTTCGCGACCCGCGACGCGCCGCCGACGCCGGTGCAAATCGAGCGCTGCGAGCCGATTGCGCGGACGCTGTTCCCGCTCGGGCCGGCGCTCGACCGGGCCCCCTGGAAAGGCGCCCGCCCCTGCCTGCCGGATATGCTCCCGGTTCTGGGACCGGCCCCGCGCCACAAGGGACTGTGGTTCGATTTCGGCCACGCCCATCACGGCCTGACGCTCGGGCCGGTGACCGGGCGCCTCCTCGCCGAAATGATGACGGGCGAAACGCCCTTCACCGATCCCGCCCCCTATCGCGTCGACCGTTTTTAAAGCCGCGCAAGCTTCACACGGGTTTCGTGATCTGAAACTGTCGGGCTCTGGCCCGAATCGCGCCCGACGGCGCCGTTGGAATGATCATGCGCGCCGCGGAACGACTTGCCTTTATCGACGGATGGCGCGCAGTCGCGATCCTTCTCGTTTTTGCCGACCACCTCGGCATGAACAAGGAGATCGGCGCCTTTTATGAGCAAAGCGCGATCGGCGTGGTCTCCCAATATGGCGAGACGGGCGTCTTCATCTTCTTCTTTATCAGCGGCTATGTCGTCAGTCTGACCGCGCTGCGGGAGGTCGCGGCGACCGGCGGCTTTTCCGCCCCCGCCTTCTATGCGCGGCGCTTTTTCCGCATCGCGCCGCCGCTGACGCTCTATCTTGGCGCGCTGGCGGCGCTGGGCCTTGCCGGCCTCATCGACGTCTCCGCCGAAAACATCGTCAGCGCGGCCCTCTATCTTTGCAATTCGACCGCGCCCGGCGCGTCCTGCAACTGGTATGTCGGCCATACCTGGAGCCTCGCTTTCGAGGAGCAGTTCTACTGCCTCTTTCCCCTGGCTTTCGCCTGGTCGGCGCTCGGCAAAGCGCCGCGCCCGGCCCTGGCTGCGGCGGCCCTCGCCTTTGCCGCCCTGCCGTTCGTTTTCACCGTCTGGTGGATCGGCAAGATCGGCTGCGTCGTCGCCTATGGGCTCTTTTCGGCAGGCTGGGCCGCCGCGAAACAGGGCGGGGCGATCGAGGCTCTCTTCCAGAATTGGCGGACGCCGGCCTTGGCGCTGGCCGCGCTGATCGTGTTTGCGCCGAGGAGCGTCGTCGCGGCTTTCGGAGCCGACGAAGCGGCGCGCGCGGAGCTGATCGCCTGGTATCGCCTGGCCTATGTCGGGGCCATTCCGGTCCTCGTGCTGCTGTCGGGGGCGGCGGGCGGCGTGTTGCGTAAATTGCTCTCGATCGGCGTCGTCGGGGCGTTGGGCCGCGCCAGCTATTCCGTCTATCTCTGGCAGCAGCTCTGCAACGGCCCGATTTTCAGCGACCTCGGGGCCGCCGAACAGGTCGCCTTGCTGGCCGGGACAATCCTGTTCTGCCTTGGCCTCTTTCGCATCGAACTCAGAGTGATCGGCCTCGGCCAGGCGCTCTCCCGGCGCTTTCAGCGGCGAGAGGACGCCGAAGCGGCGCCCAGCGCCGTCGCGATCGGCCCGGCGCATTGAAGGAAAACCCGGCGACCGGGAGAGTAATAATCGCCGGGTTTATTCAGCTTCACCTGAATATCTGCGAGGCCTGATGCATAACGATAAGAAAAAAGGCAAGCCCACCGGCAATAAACATCGACGCCTTGAGCATTGACGCGCGGCTATGCTGGATCATAATTCCATGCTCCTTCGTTTTCCCTGTCGATTGGAGCTTAATTCACTCTCTGGCGCGTAAAAGCGCCAATTTTAATAAAACTGACAGGTCCACCCTGTCCTTCCGCGAAGGCGAGGTCTGGACGTCGCGCCGCGCTCGCGGAGCGACGCCTTTGCGCCGAGGCGCGGCCTGTGGCAATAACGCGTCGACCATTCCTTAGAGGATCACCATGGCGGCGGACGTCACCTTTCCTGCGGCGGCGGCGGCGGGGCTCTTGTCTTTTCTCTCGCCCTGCGTGCTGCCGCTCGTGCCGCCCTATCTGACCTATCTCGCCGGCGTCTCCATGGAGGATCTCGAGATCGAGACCCGCTCGAAGGCGCGCCGCGACGTGCTGCTCTCGGCGATCCTCTTCGTCCTTGGCTTCACCACCGTCTTTGTGGCGCTCGGCGCGACGGCGAGCGCCTTCGGCGCGGTGATCCGCGCCAATCTGCACATTCTCTCCTGGGCGGCTGGGGCCATCATCATTTTGATGGGACTGCACTTCGTCGGCCTGCTGAAGGTCAGCCTGCTGTATCGGGAGAAGCGGGCCGAGATCACCAAGCCGATGGGACTGTTCGGCTCTTATGTGATGGGCCTCGCCTTCGCCTTCGGCTGGACGCCCTGCATCGGGCCGATCCTGGCGGCGATCCTCGCCGTCGCCGGAACGCAGGAAACGGTCTCACGCGGCGCCGCCTTGCTCGCCACTTATTCGCTGGGCCTCGGCCTGCCCTTCGTGGCCGCGGGTTTTGCGCTTGGCCGCTTCCTCGCCTTCGTCGCCCGCTTCCGCAAACATTTCGGCAAAGTCGAGAAGGTCGTGGGCGTCCTGCTGATCTTCACAGGCGTCGCTTTCCTCACTGGCGGCGTGCAGGAAATGTCTTTCTGGCTGCTCGAAGCCTTCCCCGGCCTGGCGACGCTCGGATGACTGCTGGCGCTGGTTGGGACCCCAGACAGGATCCCCGCCTGCCGGAGATCGACCGGTTGCGCGGTCTCGTCATGATCCTCATGGCGCTCGACCATATGCGCGACTTTTTCGACGCCGACGCTCTGCGATTCAGCCCCACGGACCTCGACCGCACCTATCCTTTTCTTTTCTTCACGCGCTTTATCACCCATTTCTGCGCGCCGGCCTTCGCGCTGCTCGCGGGCGTCGGCGCCTATCTCTATGGGGCGCGCCGTCAGGACCCGCGGGCGCTGCCCCTGTTTCTCGCCACCCGCGGCGTCTGGCTCATTCTGCTCGACGCGTTTCTGATCAGTCCGGTCTGGGGCGGGCCGGGGCGGATCATGCTCGGCACGCTTTGGGCGATCGGCTGCGGGCTCGTCGCACTTTCGGTCCTCTCGCGCCTGCCCACGACGGGGGTATTGGCGATCGGCGCGGCGATCATCCTCGGCCACAACCTTCTGGACGGAATCCACGCCGCCGATCTCGGAGCCTTCGGCCCGTGGTGGCGGCTGTTGCACGAGAAAGGCGCCTTGCCCCTGGGGATTCCCGGCGTCGTTTATTACCCGGCTCTGCCCTGGATCGGCGTCGTCCTGCTCGGCTATGGGATCGGGCCGCTTTTCCAGCGCGCGCCGGCGACGCGCGACGCGACGCTGCGCTGGGCGGGGCTTGCCGCCCTCGCCGCCTTCGCCCTTTTGCGGGCGTCGAATGTCTATGGCGACCCGACGCCCTGGAAGGGGCGAGGCGACGCGGTCTTCACCCTTCTCTCCTTTCTCGACGTCACCAAATACCCGCCGTCCCTGCTCTATTTGCTCGTGACCCTGGGCGGCGCGGCTTTGGTCCTGCCGGCGCTCGAGTCCGTACGCGGCGCGGCGGGGCGCGTCCTCGTCACCTTCGGCCGGACGCCGCTGCTGTTCTATGTCCTGCACCTCTATGTCGGCGTCGCGGCGGCGCTGGCGCTCGCGGCGGCGCGCGGCTATAGCCTTGCCGACATTGGCGACTTCGCCAAATCGGGGGCGCCGCCGGCGGGCTTCGGCCTGGGCCTCGCCGGCGCCTATGCGGCGTGGGCGCTTATCGTCGCGGCGCTCTATCCGGTTTGTCGCTGGTTCGCCGACGTCAAGCGCCGGCGTCAGGACCTGTGGTGGCTAAGCTATCTTTAACGTTAAGGATTTGATGCGATTTACCCAGGCTGCCGAGGCTTGGCGGCTTGGTGCGCCGACGGGGCGCGCGTATAGAAGAATGTCGTTTTTTTCGTCTCAATGCAGGTTCGGGGTCAGGTAAATGCTCGAAAAACTGGTGGCCTTCTGTCTTCGTTGGCCCTGGACCGTCGTTCTTTTTACGCTCGGACTGACCGCCGGCGGCGTTTACCTCACCGTCGAGCGTTTCGCGATCGACACCGACACGGCGAATCTTTTCTCCCCGGACGTCAGCTGGCGGAAAAACCAGATGGCGCTCTACCGCGCCTTTCCCCAGCTCGAAAATTCCATCGTCGCCGTCATCGACGCCCCCAACCCGACGGCGGCCGACGACGCCGCGTCGCGGCTCACCGCCGAACTCAAGGGCAAGCCCCTGCTGACCCGCGTGTGGCGCCCGGACGATCCGGCTTATTTCACGAAAAACGGCCTGCTTTATCTCGACCTCGCCGAGGTCGAGCGTACGGTTGGCATGATGATCGGCCAGCGCGACGTGCTGACGCCGCTGGCCGAGGATCCTACTCTGCGCGGGCTCGCGAGCGTTCTCGTCGCCAATCAGAAGCGGGCGGCGGGCAGCGAGCGCGCCACCGCCCTGTATCTTGCGGGACTCGACCAGTTCTCCCAGGCTTTCGAGACGACGCTCGCCGGGCGCCCGGCTCAGGTGGACTGGGAGAAGCTGCTCGCCGGCGGCAAGGAATCCGCGCCCCTCGGCCGGCCGCCGGAGACGCGACGCATCGTCCTCATCAATCCGGTCCTCGACTTCACCGCCCTGCAGCCGGGCGGGCAAGCAATTGAGGTCGTTCGCAAGACTGCGGCCGAGCTGGGGCTCACCAAAGAGAACGGCTACGCCTTCCGCCTCACCGGCGACGTGCCGCTGGCCGACGAGGAATTCGCCACGCTCTCGGAGAATATGGCGCTCAACACGGCCGGCACGCTCGTCGTCGTCTCGCTCATTCTCTTCGCCGCCCTGCGTTCGCCGAAGCTCATCCTCGCCGTGCTCGTCACGCTGCTCGCCGGGCTCGCCATCACTTCGGGCGCGGGCATCCTGCTGATTGGCCGGTTCAATCTGATTTCCGTGGCCTTCGCCGCCCTGTTCATCGGCCTCGGCGTCGATTTCGGCATCCAATTCGCCACGCGCTACCGCGAGGAGCGACACGGCCACGGCGATCTCGAGCCGGCGCTGCTGCATGCGACTCAAGGCATCGGCGTGTCGCTGACGCTTGCCGCCGTCTCCCTGCTCGCGGGCTTTTTCTGCTTCCTGCCGACGTCGTTTCTCGGCGTCGCGGAGCTCGGCCTCATCGCCGGCGTCGGCATGATCATCGCCTATTTCGCGACGTTGACCTTCTTGCCCGCCGCCATCAAGCTGCTGCACCCGCCGGCGGAGCATGTGCCGATCGCGACTCATTCGCTCGCCGCGGTCGATCATTGGATCGCCCATCACCGCCCTTTGGTGTTGATCGCCACAGCCGCCATCGTGCTGGCCGGGACGCCGGCGCTGATGCGGCTGCATTTCGACTCGAATCCGATGAATCTGCGCGATCAGCGCGTCGAATCGGTCGCAACCTTCCTCGATCTCTCCAAGGACCCGAAGACCGCGCCCAACAAGATCGAGACGCTTGCGCCCTCGCTCGAGGCGGCGCGCGAGCTCAAACAAAAGATCCTGGCGCTGCCGGAAGTCGACCACGTCGACTCGGTCTTCTCCCTCATTCCCGCCGAACAGGATGAAAAGCTCCCGCTGATCGAACGCGCCGCCACCGAGCTGCGCGGCGCGCTTTATCCCAAGGTCAAGCCCGCGCCGAGCGACGCCGAAACGGTGAAGGCGCTTGCGGCCGCGGCGAAGGCGCTGCGCGCAGCCGTGGCCAAGAAGCCGCAGGCTCCCGTCCTGCGCTTCGCCGCGACGCTCGACGGCCTCGCCAAGGCCGGCCCGCAGACCCGCGAGATGGCCCGCGTCGCGGCTTTCGCCGGCTTCGAGAAGCTTCTGGGCCAGATGCGCGACGCCTTGCAGGCCCAGCGCGTCACCCCCGACACTCTCCCGGAGGAGTTGCGCGCCGACTGGATTTCCGCCGACGGCCTGGTGCGGCTGGAGACCACCCCCAAGGGCGACAGCAACGACCGCGTGGTCATGGGCAGATTCGCCGACGCCATGCTGGCCGTGGCGCCCGAATCGAGCGGCGCGCCCATCATCATCTCGGAGGCGGGCAAGACGGTCACCCGCGCCTTCCTGGAAGCCGGCATCTTCGCTTTTGTCGCGGTCTTCCTTATTCTCGCCGTAGCTTTGCGCAATGCAATCGACGTCGCGCTCACCCTCGGCCCGCTCGTGCTCGCCGGGATCATGAGCCTTCAGGCTGCGGAAATGCTGGGGGTGTCGCTGAATTTCGCCAATATCATCGCTCTGCCGCTGATGTTCGGCGTCGGCGTGGCCTTCCACATCTATTACGTCATCGCCTGGCGGAAGGGCGTCGTCGACATGCTGGCGTCCAGCCTCACCCGCGCCATCTTCTTCAGCTCGCTCACGACGGGAACGGCCTTTGGCAGCCTGTTCCTGTCCAGCCATCCAGGCACCGCCAGCATGGGCGAGTTGCTGACGATCTCGCTGTTTTTCACGCTGCTCGCCGCCTTCATTATCGTCCCCGCCTTTTTAGGTCCGCCGCGTCATGCGACGCCGGGCGCGCCCGACGCGACTTGACGAAAGGCGGCTTTCTGCATTTCGCTATTTTCGCTAAGGGCCACCTCAACTTGGGAAACGGCGCCATGAACAAACTTATCCTGAGCATTGCCGCCGCCACGGCCCTCTTCGCGCCCGTCGCGAGTTTCGCCGCCGACCCCATCTATGGGGTCTGGGTGCGCGACGGCCATCCGACCGACAAGCTCGAATTCTACGACTGTTCCGGGAAGCTCTGCGCCAAGGGCGTGCTTCCGATGCTCGACGGCAGCCCGCCGCCCGTCGTGCTCCGCTCGGCCGCCAAGACCGGGCCAAACAGCTGGAAAGGCGATCTTTTCAACCCGGAGGACGGCAAGACCTATACGGGCAAGATCACCTATGAGTCCCCCAACCAGTTCACCCTGCAAGGGTGCCTGATGGCGTTCCTGTGCCAGAGCGAGACCTGGACGCGCGTCTCCGGTCCGCCCAAGCCGAAAGCCGAGCCGAAGCCCGAGGCCAAGGCCGACGGAAAAGCCGAGGACAAGGCGGAGGGCAAGGCGGAGAGCAAGTCGGAAGGCAAGGCCGAGAGCAAGACCGAGAGCAAGGCTCCTGTCGCAGAGGCCAAAAAGGAAGGCAAGGGAGACGGCAAGGCGGTCGACAAGGCCTCTACCCAGGCCAAGCCGGGCGAGCCCGCCAAGCCCGCGTCCAAACCGACGGCGGGCGCCGAGGCGGCAAAAACGGCCAAGGCCGCGAAAGCGTCGGAGACCAAGACTGTCGCGCCCAAGGCGGCGCCGGCCCATGTGAAGGCGCCGGAAGACGCGGATCAATAAGCATTTTCTGAAGTGAAATTACTAACAGGATAAGCTTGACGTCAGGAAGCCGGCGGGCCAGCTTTGGCGCCTGCTGATTTGGATGCGCGCCAACTCTGGCCTATACGCCGCCATTCAGGATCAAATCCGACCGGCGACCGGCGTTCGTCATACGAACCGCCGCGACCGGAGGCGAATGTCTCGTCGCCGAAAGATGGAGTGAGCTTCTGTTGACGGCCGTCGAGGCATTCCGGTTTCTGCGCCGCATGCGGCTCGACGCCGTCTCGATCGCGGCGGCGTCCGCGCTGCTCGTGGGCTGTGATCTCGAATGGGAGAAGCCCGACATCGCGGTTCCGCCGCCGCCGAAATTTCGCGAAGCCAAGCCCGTGAACGCCACCGCCATCCCGCGCGGGCCGGACTTCGCCGCCGCATTCGGCTCCAAGGAGCTGATGCAGCTCGTCACGCAGGCGGTGGGCGAAAATCTCGACATCGCCGCCGCCGCCGCGCGCATCACCCAGGCCGACGCCCAGGCGCGCGTGGCCAGCGCCGCGCTGTGGCCGAATATTTCGATGCAGGACATCGCCCGCACGACGCGCGTGCCGGGCACAACGACGAACGTCGCCTCGGCCGGATCGAACATCACCCCGGCCTCGACGGCGACCGGCTCGTCGCAGCAGACGCCGCTCACCGGCTTTCGCGCCAGGGAATTCGGCTTCTTTCAGCTCGGCCTGACGGCGAGCTACGAGATCGACTTCTGGGGCAAGAACGAGGACGCCTCGTACGCCGCGCGGCTCCTCGCCAACGCCAGCCGTTTCAACCGGGACACGGTCGAAATCTCGACGATCTCCTCGGTGATCAACGCCTATTTCCAGGTCCTCACCGCGCAGGACCGGCTGCGCATCGCCCATAACAACGTCGCCATCGCCGAGCGCGTCTTCCGCGCCATTCAGGCGCGTTTCGAGGTTGGCGTCGCCAGCGCCCTCGACGTCGCGCAGCAGGAAAGCGTGCTCGCGCAGGCCCGGGCGACCATTCCGCCGCTCGAGCAAACCTTGCGGCAGACCAAGAACCAGCTCGCCGTGCTGATCGGCCAGACGCCCGAAAGCGTCGACGTCAAGGGCGGATCGCTGACGAAGTTGACTTTCCCTCGGGTCACGCCCGGCCTGCCGTCGGAAGTGCTGCTGCGCCGCCCGGACGTGGCCGAAGCGGAGGCGCGGCTCGCCTCGCAGGAGTTTTCGGTGCTGCAGGCGCGCGCCGCCTTTTTCCCTTCGATTACGCTCACCGGGCAATATGGCGTGCAGAGCGCGCTGCTGCACAACCTGCTGCGCCCCGAGGCGGTCGCCTGGCAAGCCGCGGCCAATCTCACCCAGCCGATCTTCGACGGCTTCAATATCCAGGGCCAATACGAGAACCAGAAGGGGCGCTACGCCGAGCTTGCCGCCCTCTACCGCAGACAGGTGTTGACGGCGCTCCAGGAAGCTGAAAACGCGCTGATCGCGGTGAAGGAGCAGGCGGCCGCCTTAAAGGCGCAGGGCGCCGCCGCCGCGGCGGCCGCGCGCGCCCTCGAGGTGGCGGAGGTGCGGCTGCAGGAGGGCACGATCGACATCATCACCCTCTCGACGACGCAGACGACGCTTTTTCAGGCGCAGGATCAGCTTGCCGTGGTGCGGCTCACTTACTTTCAAGCTGCGACGAGCCTATATCAGGCGCTCGGCGGCGGCTGGTCTCCCACGACGAGAGACGCCGAGATCGCACAAGCCAACGCGGCCTATGAGGCCGATAAAGGGATCTTTCCATGATCCGCGCGGACCGGCGGGTTCTGATGGCCATTGGAGCGCTCGCGCTGGCGCTCGCCGCCGGCTGGGCGTGGCAAGGCGGTCTGCGTTTTGGACAAGGCGACAAGCCTGCGGCCGAAAGCGCCGAGGGCCCCGACGGGCGGCGGCGGGACGAAGCCGTGAGCGTCGCGACGGCGAAGGCGCGGATCGAGGACGTGCCGGTGACGATCGACGCCGTGGGCACCGTGCAGGCCCTCAATACGGTGACGATCCGCACCCAGGTCGACGGCCGCCTTCTGCGCCTCGCTTTTACCGAAGGCCAGGACGTCAAGAAGGGCGAGGTTCTCGCCGAGATCGACCCTGCCCTCTACCAGGCCCTCTACGATCAGGCGGTCGCCAAGAAGGCGCAGGACGAGGCCAATCTCGCCAACGCCCGCGTCGATTTGACGCGATACGAGAAGCTCGTCGCCGGCAAGTTTCTTTCCCATCAGCAATACGCCACGCAGAAGGCGCAAGTGACGCAGCTCGAGGCGCAGGTGCGCGCCGATCAGGCCGCGATCGACAACGCCAAGACGACCCTCGACTACGCCACGATCCGCTCGCCGATCGACGGACGCGTGGGCATCCGGCTCGTGGACGTGGGCAATATCGTGCACCCTTCCGACCAGGGCGGCATCGTGGTCGTCACCCAGCTGAAGCCGATTTACGTGGTCTTCACCCTGCCGCAGCAGGCGCTTCCGGCCGTGCAGAAGGCGCAGGCCGCCGGCCCGGCCAAGGTTCGGGCGCTCGGCGCCGACAACGCCACGACGCTCGAGAGCGGCGAACTCTCGGTGATCGACAACCAGATCGATCAGCTGACCGGAACGGTGAAGCTGAAGGCCACCTTCTCCAATCAGGATCTGCGCCTGTGGCCGGGGCAGTTCGTCAATGTGCGGCTGATGCTCGACACGATCCGCAACGCCGTCGTGACGCCGAGCCCTGCGGTTCAGCGCGGACCCAATGGCGCCTTCGTCTATGTTTTGGGGGACGACGGCCGCGCCCATATGAAAAGCGTCACAACAGGACGGCAGGATGAGAACATCGTCGTCCTGACCTCGGGGCTCGAGCCCGGCGCAACCGTCGTGACCAGCGGATTCGCGCGGCTTTTCGACGGCGCGAAGGTGCGCGTGGCGCATGTCGAGGAG
Proteins encoded in this window:
- the purB gene encoding adenylosuccinate lyase — encoded protein: MIPRYSRPEMTTIWEPQTRFRIWFEIEAYACDALAELGVIPKESAKNIWDKADFVQFDVARIDEIERVTKHDVIAFLTHLAEFIGPDSRFVHQGMTSSDVLDTCLAVQLSRAADLLIADVDALLAAIRKRAFEHKFTPTIGRSHGIHAEPVTFGLKMAQAYAEFSRARERLVQARKEVATCAISGAVGTFANIDPRVEEYVAHKMGLVPEPVSTQVIPRDRHAAFFATLGVVASSVERLATEIRHLQRTEVLEAEEYFSAGQKGSSAMPHKRNPVLTENLTGLARLVRGMAIPAMENVALWHERDISHSSVERMIGPDATVTLDFALARLTNVIENLLVYPENMQKNLDRLGGLVHSQRVLLALTQKGVSREDAYAMVQRNAMPVWRGEGEFRTLLGQDPDVSAKLSPAELDELFDLSYHFKHVDTIFRRVFGAA
- a CDS encoding VIT1/CCC1 transporter family protein; protein product: MLFGRRRARNASGEHVERHFLNSETVRDVVIGMADGLTVPFALAAGISAAIASTRVVVTAGLAEIVAGATAMGLGGYLAARSDQEHFHSEEKREYAEVEKLPDQERRELREIFAQYGLEKPEVDTVVSALSADKKRWVDFMMRFELGLERPDPKRAPVSAATIAAAYAIGGLIPLAPYIVEDDIRRALLHSALFTGVALLVFGAVKGRLTGADPVKSGLQTFLVGGLAAGAAYYLASLFG
- a CDS encoding FAD-dependent oxidoreductase translates to MQKADVIVLGAGMVGVSAALHLQARGRDVALVDRRGAGLETSFGNAGLIERSSIFPYLFPRDPKRLVKYALNLLPEAHYHVAALPSVAPWLMRYWRASSPERVAKSIAGRRPLIERSLIEHEALIQQAGAGRLIRYTGWIKLFRSDETLALGVADAEKLRAYDLHIDILDSKGVAAREPHLAKVAGAVHYLDTASVSDPGALAKAYADLFLARGGRFVSADALTLEQEPDGGWSVAGPEGRLAAPDAVLALGPWSDQIFRRYGYEMPFGFKRGYHMHYAPQPGATLNHPILDADNGYLLAPMDRGIRLTSGAEFATRDAPPTPVQIERCEPIARTLFPLGPALDRAPWKGARPCLPDMLPVLGPAPRHKGLWFDFGHAHHGLTLGPVTGRLLAEMMTGETPFTDPAPYRVDRF
- a CDS encoding acyltransferase, whose product is MIMRAAERLAFIDGWRAVAILLVFADHLGMNKEIGAFYEQSAIGVVSQYGETGVFIFFFISGYVVSLTALREVAATGGFSAPAFYARRFFRIAPPLTLYLGALAALGLAGLIDVSAENIVSAALYLCNSTAPGASCNWYVGHTWSLAFEEQFYCLFPLAFAWSALGKAPRPALAAAALAFAALPFVFTVWWIGKIGCVVAYGLFSAGWAAAKQGGAIEALFQNWRTPALALAALIVFAPRSVVAAFGADEAARAELIAWYRLAYVGAIPVLVLLSGAAGGVLRKLLSIGVVGALGRASYSVYLWQQLCNGPIFSDLGAAEQVALLAGTILFCLGLFRIELRVIGLGQALSRRFQRREDAEAAPSAVAIGPAH
- a CDS encoding cytochrome c biogenesis protein CcdA, translated to MAADVTFPAAAAAGLLSFLSPCVLPLVPPYLTYLAGVSMEDLEIETRSKARRDVLLSAILFVLGFTTVFVALGATASAFGAVIRANLHILSWAAGAIIILMGLHFVGLLKVSLLYREKRAEITKPMGLFGSYVMGLAFAFGWTPCIGPILAAILAVAGTQETVSRGAALLATYSLGLGLPFVAAGFALGRFLAFVARFRKHFGKVEKVVGVLLIFTGVAFLTGGVQEMSFWLLEAFPGLATLG